Below is a window of Sulfurisphaera ohwakuensis DNA.
AAACGAAAAATAAGAATGAAGGAATAAAGTTAGTAAGCCTTCTTATATTGATATTTCTACTATGTCCTCAAACGTTAGTAAGTTTCCCAACACTTTATAATCATTCCGAACCGATTTTTCAAAATGCGACAATACAACAGTTTTTTCAGAATTACATGCAATTAGATCTTCAATTTTGGCTATCGCATACAAACTATGGGCAAGTTTCTGAGCAAAGTTCCTATTCTGGAAACGTAGTTTTTACTCAGTCCGGCATACCGGATGGGAATAAGTGGGTAGTTAGAATATTCTCTCAAGGAAATGACTGCATAGCTAGGTACTCTAGTCATTCCAATCAACTGGCGTTCAATCTTCCTAACGGTAAATATATTTATGCTGTAAGTTCATGTAATCCTTTATATGTTACGAGTAATGGTGTTAACGTTTTAAATGTGCAGGGTAATGCAAATGTGTCAATTCACTTTGTTCCAGCACCGTGGGCAGGAGGACCTAACGGATACCATCCTTACGAACCAATAAGAGGGTATCAAACCGTTACTCTAAATCTTTATCCAACTGATGGACCAGAAGGCTTAAGTTTCGGTGCCATGAATTCAACTATTGAATTCTGCGTATATTTAGGCTTTAATGAAATTTACTCTAAAATAAAATGCTATTCAAACTCATTTTTGACCTTGTCTATATCTGCGTTCTTATCACACCTGAGTCTGTAGAAAAACGGAACATCGCTCAGCCATATAACGATTCCACCCTTAAGAAGGAAGTTACCCAGATTATTGTTAAGATTAAAAAGGTCTATATAAGAAGCGTTAAATGCCGTATACGGTAAGACATCTTGAAGGAAGACAATCACATCTCCTTTACCGTGATTTAATAACCACTGTTCTATGCTGAAATAGTTTAGCCTTCTATTGTGTATCCCCATCAAGGACTTTTCTGACTTCTTCTTTTCTCAGAAATTCCATGCCTATATTTTCTAACTTGTCGTCGTAATATACAGCGATTTCCATGAGGAAATCTTAGCTTGGCTAATTAAAATACTTTTATCCTTGGGCTTGTATTGCATCTAGAAACATATCGTTAAACTAATGATACCTAAAATTTTACGGATTGCTTATATAATGAGTTAGGATTTGTATCTTTTTCCTTCACATCTACTATGAAAAACTCTTACTCAATTAACTTTCACGCATTAAGCTTATTACTAACTAAGAAAAATTTCTTCTTATGAAAAAGAGAGCAATAATATTAGTACCGGAATCGCAGTTAGAAAAGATGGAAAAACTTAGGAGGGGAGAGATAATAACTTTCGGCAAGTTTAAGGTGATAGTTAGTGGGAGTGAGAGTAAGGATAAAGCTGGAGGCAGTAACGGGTAAAACTGCTTATGTTATAGCTCTGCTAAACAGCGGGGCTGAGAGCGAGAGACCAAGCATAGCACTGCCCATGGAAATAGCAGAACAACTCGAACTTGATAAATTGAAGGCAGAAACTGCATATTCAGAGGAAGCTACTACGTCAGTTGAAATAAAGCTTTATAGAGATGCAGTAAAGTGTACCTTAATTGATGGTAATGAGGAACTAACTTCGACTATTTTAGATGTTGCTGTTGCTGAAGGTTTAACTGAACCTTTACTCTCTGACTCGGCAATCGATGCTTTAAATATTGAAATACTGAGCTTTAGTAAGGGGCTTTGGAGGATTAGAGGTGAGAATAAGATTAGGAGGGGTATGTAGATATAAAAACTGTTTGAGCCAATATTCTTAGCTACTAAGTTCTTCCTAGATCATGATTAGTGTGAACATATACTCTGTTTCTACTATTAAGATAGGAGAAATGAGTGAGTATATAAAACACAGGTTTTATCATTCTGTTTCTAATATTAAGATACTATATTACTTATTATTAGGTTAGGAAAACATCACAGCTATACGTCACGTTAAAAATATATAAGGAAAGGTCCTCTTACTAACTAAAAATTTCTTTTTGATAAGCGATGAGACTAGGAAGTAAAAATTAAAAATGTTCATAACTTCACGAAATAAATATTATAATTTTTTATGGTAAGGGATCCCCTTAAACTGCTAATCAAAAATGTATAAATTTCCCGAAAGATAAAACATTGCTTTTTAAAGTGTTTACCCATGGCGTAACTTATCCTTACTTTTAATTACTTCTAATTCCGCCACGGTCACCCTTGAATCGAGCTTACTTGAAGGGGATACAGTATATTAGAAGTAAACTGATATAATATTACAAGAAATTGTCGAATTTCATGACTGTTTGAGAACAGTCCCCGATATTTATAGATCTTCATGTTCTGTGGGAAATAAAGAGTTCCGTATGTACTTCATCTTCTTAGGATATTATTGCTGTATTGAGGACTTTATTTTGAAAATTTGTAATGAGCAGATAAGGGAATTTAGAGGCAAAGGATGCTGTAAAGAATATAAAAAGGAGTTAAAAAAGATAAAGAATAATTGCATAGAAAAGATTATTGATGAATTATTTAAGATAATAGAAAATGTACTAAAAGATCTAATGTAAATTTCTATCATATTACATATTGATAATCTTAAATGTTCTTTAGGTAGTGCGAATAGATAGACAGAAAATTCCTAAAAATTCACGATTTCTTAAAAAATACATTTTAAATTTACTCTTCTATCTTGTATCTTGATTAGAAACATATATTTGTATGTATGCTCATAGAAACTATAAAATATGGCAATTTTCCTAAATTGTAGTATCTAACTAAGTCTTATTTCCTTCATGAAGAAAGATGTTAAATTAAGATCGAGGGAAGAAAATAAATAGCTTAGATTTATGTTATGATATTCCTATCTAGATTATGGTACTAATATTGCTCTTCCAGCTATTTTTCCACTCTTAAGCATTTCTAATGCCTTATTTGCCTCCTCTAACCGAAACATTTGCGTTCTTAATTTCACTTTTCCTTTAGCATATAATTCAACTAACTCAGCTAACTCATTATATGTCCCCACTAAATTCCCTATAACACTTATTTCTCTACTAATGAAATCCAGTGTCGTATTAGTAAATTCTCCACCGTATCCTACAATCGAGTATATTCCTCCCTTTTTAATCATTCTTATAGCGTTCTTAGGTGTACCGTGCTCTCCTACAAAGTCCAGTACCGCATCTGCTCCCTCATTGTTAGTTAACTTTAATACTTCATTAACCCCTCCATCAGCTCCAGCTATTACTCCCTCATCCGCTCCCAATTCCTTAGCTAATTTTATCCTATCCTCACTAACATCAACAGCTATTATTGTTGCAGGTGTTATTGCCTTCAGTATTTGCACTGCTATATGCCCCAATCCTCCTATTCCTATTACTACTACCCTACTGTCTGGATCTAGTTTTAATTTCTTTACCGCGTGGTAAGCTGTTAAACCCGCATCTGCTAATGGTGCCATTGGTGTTGGGTCTACATTTTTAGGCAATTTTATAGCCGAATAGGCTGATGTTTTTAAATATTCAGCGTAACCTCCATCAGTCCCATCAAGTCCCGGAAACTTACCATTTGGACAATGCATATCATTACCAGCCCTACATGCCTTACAGTGTCTGCAAGTTATGTACGGATGTAGGATTACCGGGTCTCCTTTACTTAACCAATCCACAGCACTACCAACTTCCTCAATTATTCCTACATTTTCATGCCCGATAGTGAAGGGTAGTTTTGGATTAAATACATCTTTCCAAATTCCCTCTTGAATGTGTAAATCAGTTCTGCAAACCCCCGCACCCTTTATTCTTACTATGATATCATAAGGCCCAGTTATTTTTGGATAATCTACTTCATCTAATTGTAAGGGTGCATTATATTCATGAATTCTAACTGCCTTCACGTTTCATCCTCTCCTCAGCTAATAATTTACACATTTCTCCAGTTATACCTAAGGATAATCTTACTAACTTGTCCGATTTGTTTTTAGGATTAATTCCTTTTTCCAATCTTTGGT
It encodes the following:
- a CDS encoding NAD(P)-dependent alcohol dehydrogenase, which gives rise to MKAVRIHEYNAPLQLDEVDYPKITGPYDIIVRIKGAGVCRTDLHIQEGIWKDVFNPKLPFTIGHENVGIIEEVGSAVDWLSKGDPVILHPYITCRHCKACRAGNDMHCPNGKFPGLDGTDGGYAEYLKTSAYSAIKLPKNVDPTPMAPLADAGLTAYHAVKKLKLDPDSRVVVIGIGGLGHIAVQILKAITPATIIAVDVSEDRIKLAKELGADEGVIAGADGGVNEVLKLTNNEGADAVLDFVGEHGTPKNAIRMIKKGGIYSIVGYGGEFTNTTLDFISREISVIGNLVGTYNELAELVELYAKGKVKLRTQMFRLEEANKALEMLKSGKIAGRAILVP